ctttcaattttgatttttcaataAGGATATGTATTTCCAGCCGCTTTCCATGGCGAGGTTGGAGAAGTGGATAAGCAGCAACCcattcataaaattttatttgttctttcttcatCTCAGGTTTTGAAACTCGAGGAAACACACTGGGGATACTATAAAAACGTTGTTCCCTATGACTTTGCATAACCTTTCTCCCAAGTATCATGCGCTTTTGATGGTCTTCAATTTGCTTTGCCTCTGATTTTCTCATCTGCTCTCTTGTTTTACGTCTTTTCTGGATATCATCCTTTTTACTTTCTGTTGTCCAGATTCTGGGAGGAAATGTTTTCCTTGAAATATCATGAGGGTAGAGTATACATGTTTTATTTCTAAGGTTTCTAGCTTGGTTTGCTCTGTAAATATGCCTCTCTATCTGCTTTAGTTCTCTCTCATTtactaaatagtcccatttttgtGGTgtccactttttttcttcttgaagtaCTCCTGACCCTTTTTCTGGGCCAGACAACTCTACAGGAACATACCTCAGGGAGTCCTCCAGAATTTCATCATGTCTCTTGGAGTAGTAAGCCATTGCTTGGCTGAGCCGGTAGTCTAGGGATGCAGACTTTAATTTATAGATGTTTTCATTCTCCTTTCGAGACCGTCTAGCTAACAATCTTTGTGCAGTTGAACTATGTATGCCATCTAAACTCTGTCAAAGTAAAGTATAGAATTTATAATAATGAAGACTTTTTtccagaaaacacatttaaacatTGCTTTCTATGGAAAATGCCAGGATCAGAGtgttttcttataatttcttacagTGTGTTTTCTTATGATTGCTATAGATTTTTTTACATTAGTGCAAGAGTCTTTATGCTCACACTTCACTACTAAGTATATCTCTCAGGTTTATCAGTCTGTGAGGCATCATCACCACAAGtcaataggcaaaaaaaaaaaaaaaaaaaaaaaaaaaatcccaatgttggatgatcaaaaaaaatttacaaaataatatcaTAGTTTATAAGTAGCTGGATTGAACTTCCAGAAGAAACTTCTAATTTAGAAGTTATCATTTGGATCTCTAGCTTTTTCAACCTGCTGTTTATTCTTCTGGTAGGCTCCAAATTGTATGGTGGTTTGGTATGGTAGTTTGCTTACCAATATCTTTTTCTCCAGAGGGGATCGGAGACCCCTGGCAATCCGAGGGTCTTGAGTATTTTTGACCCAGGCTAACCTAGAAAATAAGGTGGAACTAGGCTAAGGGAAAAGTCTTAGAAGCCAAATGTTTACTAAAGTCTTTGGAACTGTCAAATGGTGCATCATCAGAAATTAAACATGATTtgatcagtggaaatgacatttttaaagaaCAGCATTAACATCTTCTCTGCCATTGCATCCTAAAGATTATGGGACATACAGATGTTATTCcacccattagaatgtgagctttttgaaAGCATGGATTGGTTCACCCAGTGTTTTAGCATATaataacaaatttaattttttcttccttcattcataGTATATAGAAAACTAGCTCCTAGTTATTATGGTGAGGACTAAGCACCATTATTTAATCTTTAAGTGCCCCAGGGAATTCactaaaattaaattgaagagcAGATGCTAATCTCAATCAATAGTGGGAGTTTCCTTCTCTGGGACACAGGATAATAtatttacaactaaaaaaagatCCTAAATGCCCAACCCTTCCATTTTACAATTCCCCAcaccaaatagaagaaaaaacaggtcccgtttaaacatttttctaaagggaaaaaaaaaagcctaagtggttttttaaatgaaaatgggCCAAGAGGCATAATAGTCTGTGTGGTAATGGTTAGGGCATTTTATTAACTGGTTGGAATATATAGTGTTGTGGACAAAAAGCCAGCCTCAGAATCAGATTTGTGTTCCAAGATCTGACTGTTACACATGCTGgctatgggaccctgggcaagtcacttaacctaagtGTCTcagataacttttaaaattataaattgccaAACTGCATTCATTGGAAGTTCCCAGTATACCAATGAAATACAGGTCTagacctccttcccttcccccacaaaagtatttcccatttttttccccttaggaaaGAGTGATTTCTCTAAAACTGTTTCCCACAAGCATTGTTACTTCCAATTGGAGGAATAACTGTCCttttaaaggaagagaacaagaaaCAAATCTACAAGCTCTCATCCTTTCTCCAAAAGGGAAATATAGTGGTACTTACTGCTCTTGTGCACTCAGTGTCAACCATTTTG
The DNA window shown above is from Sminthopsis crassicaudata isolate SCR6 chromosome 2, ASM4859323v1, whole genome shotgun sequence and carries:
- the LOC141558486 gene encoding uncharacterized protein LOC141558486; translation: MLYVKLNAEKAIAEWLHKEKKSLQDSKMPLHPGNSTSERFYLDSEKTSSLQSIKDSKWLTLSAQEQLAWVKNTQDPRIARGLRSPLEKKILSLDGIHSSTAQRLLARRSRKENENIYKLKSASLDYRLSQAMAYYSKRHDEILEDSLRYVPVELSGPEKGSGVLQEEKKWTPQKWDYLVNERELKQIERHIYRANQARNLRNKTCILYPHDISRKTFPPRIWTTESKKDDIQKRRKTREQMRKSEAKQIEDHQKRMILGRKVMQSHREQRFYSIPSVFPRVSKPEMKKEQIKFYEWVAAYPLLQPRHGKRLEIHILIEKSKLKGEKQEESRMKQSTGSIFLEIPPFLKSRVDKMKVY